The genomic window AGATTGGCTCTGCTGTCTTTACTGCAAGTGGAAGTTGGTTATAAATGAATATAGGGGATAAACTgtttgatttttacttttatgtaataACTTTATCTCTTGCTTCTGCTTCCTGCTGCAGGTTGAAGAGATGATAAACAGATGGAGGACAGAACTCCAGTACCACCTCTGACCCTCATCAAAGACGTCTGCACTTTATTGGGTTTCAGAAGGTCAAGAGGACCCTTTGAGCAGATAGTGAAGGTCCTCAGAAAAAGGAAGATCAGGACATTTAGGTGACTCAGGTGCCAACATGTCTCAGGCAGGTAAAGTTGTTCACCTGTATGTGGAGGTGAGGTCAGTCCCAGCAGAAGAAGGGAAGGTGGCAGGAAGAGGAGATGATGGGACTGGTCACCTGATGCTTCAGTGCCCAGACGTCCTCCCTCACTCCCAGAGGAGCTCTGTCCACTCCAGCCACAACTGCAGTCCAGACCTTTCCCCGGTCACACAGCACCAAACGGGGGCTGGGAGCCGCAGCTTACCGCCCCCAGAGTCCTCTTCCAGGCACCCTGTCTGCTTCCAACTCCAGCATCCTGATGCTAGAGGCTCTCCCACCCAGTTCCACCAGCAGGACGCGTTGCATGATAGTTTTGGTGAATTACTCCAGGTCCTTGCACCTGCAACCACCAGTCTAGGCTCTCATGGCTCACTGACACGCACCCCTTCTTCTGACATGGATCCTTACCAGAAGAGGGAGCTTATTGCCCCATCTTCTACTCCATCTGGGCGGCTGACTGTACCCCCCACTCCTACCAGCACCCGCAGGTCCTATGAGGTCCTGGGGGTCAGTGGTGAGGAGGGGAAGACCTCTGTGGTGACATTTGGCTACATAGAGAAATCTAATGTTCACAGTGGCCGTCGTACCTCTGTGTGCCTAAGTGAGTCAGAGAATCAGCTGCTGCCTGCCCACCTACAGAAGAGGCTGAGTGACCCAATGTGGTATAATGGTCTGCCAGGGCAGGCTGAACCTTACTCCAGGACCCTTTATGCGTCTCAGAACCAGTCCCCAATGGGCTCACCTTACCTGCCAAGGACTGCTCTGGATGCTGTAGCCAGAGATGCCACCCACAGGGCCTTGGAGGAGTTTGGATCCCCAGAACTTAGGCGCCGATTTGCAGGTCATGTCCCAGAGAATAGCAGCCCGACCCTGCCACGGCACTACCACTACCCTCGCTGCCGGTCCTGGGCAGGGTCACCAGTCCTGCCCCGCAGCACCCTCACCCTGCCATCCAAGGCCCAGTTCCTGGAGCTGGGCAAGGGAATCTGTCATAGTTCAATGAACGGATTACCCAGAAGCCCTGCCTCTGATCAGCTGTGTGCCCAGACTGGGTATTCCTCCCACTCACTGGGTCCAGCCTCAACACTTCACTCCCATGGCCAACCCCAGAACCAGCAGAGGCCGCGGGTTGGGGACGAGAGCCCCAGGCTGTCCAGCAAATTTCACCCACCTTTACCTGCAGGGAGACCCACAGACATCCAGCACAAGATCCCAACAAGCATTTTCCCCACCAGCAACCAGCTCAGGACTGGCTGCCAAGCTGGTGGGAACAGCCAACACAGTGTCAATAGTAGCTATAATGCTAATATGACCAGCACCAGTCATAATGCTACAAATAGTACATACTGCAGTGCTAACAGTAATTCCAGCGCTTCCAGCAGCACTCAGTGCAGACCGTCCAGCTGCAGTAACAGAGCCAGCCCCTCTAACGGCAGGAGAAGCGTCTCCCCGTCAAATGCTGAGGTTGCCTGTAAGTTAGCTGTGGAGGCTGCCAAACTGTCCACCATTTTTGCAGATAGACGGACTCCCTCTCCAACACCTTCCCAAGCGGAGTCACTGAGGTCTGAGAGTCCAAAGATGGGGGGTTCTTTCCTAAGAGAATCCCAGCCTTATGCCACTCTTCATGGGCGACTCTCCCCTGAGCTTACGGAGGTGGACGTCCGGAACCACAGgaggaaaacagacaaactgacTCCTCAAACCCGCCCAGGACGTGTCTCGCCTCTCTTACCCCAGAAAGGCCTCTCGTCACCAGTGTCTCCAGCCCTGCCTGCCAGGTTGCACCGGTCAGCCGCCTCTCAGTCACCAGTCCTAGACCCTGAACAGCAAGCAAGCTCATCCCCCACTAAGGACACATCTTCCCTGCACCGCTACCAGCCACCACAGTACACTGGAGAACGGACACCTTGTATGGAGCGCAGGCAGTATCTCTTGGATAGATTGCCTAAGGACAGCCCTGAGCCCTCCAGGAGACTTTTGTCCAGCCAAAATGCTGAAGCTTTGCCTGTGAGCTGGACCTCCAGACACCAGGAGTGGAGGGAGGCACGACCAGTTCAGGACGGGGATGAACTCTATGAAGAAAACCATGGACTGTCGACCTCAAGAATTTACACTCCAAGCATAGAGGAGTATCACAGGAAGGACAGAGAAGATAAAGGAGTAAAGACGTCAGTGCAGGGCTACCAGAGCGAGGAGGTTCAGGATCACAGCAGGGCTGGTGGCTCGTCCTCTCAGAGCTCCAGTGGGGTGACGGGCAGCATGGGAGACAGAAACGACAGTCTGTCCCCCGAAACCTCTAGCCAGTCCAGCCACAATATGGCAGACACCGGCTCAGGGATGCAGGTCTGCTGGATGGGAGGGTGATGAGGGATGATGTGTTTAGATGTATAgattatgtgtgttttagatcTGTACAACATACTGTCACATTTACCCTGATAGCAATAAATACATCACAAACACCTTCCCCACCACTGAGCTAGATTCTCTTCATCAGTGTATTTTCTCATAGAAGGTTTCTTGCATCATGTTTTCTGAAAGACATGTTCTTGAGGTTTCGTGTCCACATTCAAACATCAATCAAAAGGTTTCAGCAGCAAGAAAATACTGCAGTTTTCTGTTGTTAGCGTTCAGCAGCTACTGTTGTTACTGAATGCTAAAATTGTTTCATCATTTATCAGAATATCAGAGCAATACAAACTAAAAACGTGtgctttttatatatatatatatatatatatatgtgtgtatatatatatatatatatatatatatatatatatatatatatacatgtatgtatgtatttcaaGTTTCTCTTTAACTTCCATATCGTTGGGTTCATCAGTTTTTGACAAACTAGTGTTTTttgaaatataatgtaatatgaCTATTTATTTTCATAAGCAGCAGCCGGTATGCAGCCTCGTACAAGTTTaacttttagagaaaaaaacacacaaaatggcTGCACCAATTCAAAAATGAAGacagtaatgataataaaaaaacaaacagaaaaaaagtcaaatgaacTGCTTCTCTTTATTTTGACATGTGGTAATTCATATCTTTTAAAACAAGTCTGCAAAGTGAGCAAGTATAGCAGACAAAATCAAAAGATGTGTCAAAGCAAAGTCCTACATGGTTTACAATAAACACTGTTCTGTTACATTCTCTGTTAAAGGAAACTAGTAATTAAGAGTACGAAGTCTCCCCTCATGTCTTTGAACAATATAatctatatataataatattttaaagtttctttttgGATATTCAGTCCTTAAGGCACTAGGagactttctttcttctttttcagtAAAATCTGACTGTGAAGGTGCAGTTTGCATCAAAACACCCCAATTTTCAGCATTTGGTTGAATCCAATTTAGAGGTTATTTAACCATCACAAAAGACATGGACACTAATAGACTATCAAACATTTTATTCCCTTATTGCTGCATCACAAAGCATTTATCTCCAGATATACTTAAAGGCCTCCTCACAatcattcattcacaaaaatatagaaaaaagtGTTAACGTTCAtaagaaaaaacactgtaagagttaataaagactaaaaCGTTCTTCTGAACTTTTTACCTTCTCTGATGCCCTGACATGGATTtcttaaaaatctatttttgttcTCTTTCCTCCTGCAGTCGGACGGCGGCTCAGCGGCGAATCCATCCTCAAGATCGCAGAAGATCGCTCGAGCCAAGTGGGACTTCCTGTTTGGAGAGCCGACTGAGAGTCGCTGCAGTAAAGGTAAAGATGCTCAGTGACAGCTGTCTTAACTTTTTATATGGACTGCTGTGATTTGATTATTACTgcagaaacataaaatacaatcatacaggagaggaaagaaaccTGAGTGGCCTTCAGTAGCCTCTGAACACCACAGTTAACATGTAACATCATCTGTTTACTCTGAAGACGTGAGACGGAGCCACCAAACGTCATAactctgaacacacagacatgaaacacatattgataTCATTCAGTGTCAATTACACTTCCTTAGAATATCATTATCAATATATTACATCATAAACCCACTTAGAAACCAGAGAACAAAGAAGCTGCAGATCATGTagaagttttcttcagtatgaCAGTAATCTGTTGTCTGAACATCATGTGACactgcagacagcagctgctaacagctgattcacacgacttttaattacagctgcagctactgaattaatctgcaactatttggataatttaatcattttgagtcattttttaagaaaaaatattctatGATTCAGCTTGTTAAttgtgagtattttctggtttctttagtcctctatgcAGTACAGGCCTGCTGGGCCGCCTGGCCAACAAGCTTTGTAAAtaccaaaaataacaccaaatccCCATtaattcagaaatcaatagcgttcgggagcctctgagcagcacTGTTTTGAAACGTTAGCCAACGTCTGTGtggttgcctgggaaactccagttagcgtagctccttttaaggaacaGGGCAGAGCgtaagtgagtgagtggttaagtTAGAGAGCAAGCggcaggaaagtgacggtgaatgcgagcagaggaaaaggttaacaGTAAGTTatcagtgtgtcagtaaatgaaCAGCACAGCTTatagtgtgtcagttaataaatgctgcaggcTCCacagttagcaacaatgggttagcctaacatGATGACACTAAACAtagaaacaaagaacagaggaaTGAGGAATGTGTGTCTTGCCCCCCCATCACCCCCCCACTCCACCCCCACCGAGGCCAAAGCCGTCGACCCAGAGGAAACACTGCTCTATGACTGAATGTCTTTGAGtcgtggacaaaacaagacatttgaggatgtcatctttgggaaacactgatccacgtttttcaccattttctgacattttatggaccaaacaactaattgatcgATGGaaaaaataatcgacagattaatcagtaattaaaataatcgtttgttgcagctctaagaGATAATTTGTCACAATGTAAACTAATCTGGTCTAAAAAAAACGAGGCTGAAGTTGTAGCCTTCAGCTAACTCGCTGAATCCATGTTATCCAAAGTTATTCTTCCTGTTTACATCCcccaaagcattatgggaactgtgGTTCCAGAACAGAAGGCAGGATTATCCCCCAGTTCAAAATAACAGGAGACACTATCAGTGTTTTACTGGCATCACTGATGATCTGTGTTAGTCTCATCTTCCTCCCAGCAGGTTAAAGGGCCATTCTGTCTTTTCTCGTGTATTATTGGTCGACTCAGTGAAGTAAACAAGCAGCTTCCGGAGCTTCCAGTCTTCTTCTAAGCCAATTAGCTGAAGCTTAACATCAGCTAGAAAAGCTCTTACAGTTTGCAACTCTACTCATAAGAACTACTACACATCACTGCTCCCCTGCTGTTCACTCAGCTGATGAAGGTGCTGGTGTAAAACTATTGATTGATAAGCTGAAGTGATTGATCTGATGTGAATGACAGTTGAAGTGGAGAATGTGACTCCTGATCCTCTAGACAGAAGATGTCTCACTCTGTTGGAATTACAAACACTCTGGTTGTACAGTGTTGTTACAGAGTGGAGATTCTTCCCTCACAGAGGATCTTTGATTgcgtacagacacacaaaccgaCTACAGACGAGTTTCACTTCGTCATCATGTGACTCACAGGATGAAGCTGAAAGTGATGGTCAGAGCGGCTCAACACAAGAAGCTGCTAGCTGAAGCTTTTCTGCTCTGTGATGTTGATTCTGATCTGCAGTGAGATGCTGCTGTGAAGGAGAGCAGCTGCAACACAAACCACAAAAGATCCATCTGATCAGGTTTATTTTAGACGATACGACTCTTTAAAATCTTTCCAGATCAAGAACGTCTCTAATTCTAAGATATTTGTACTTTTTCAAATTCAGTTGACATAAAATCAATTCCCATCTGGAGTTATTAGTTATTGAGATTAATTGTACAGAGGTGGTATGATTTCAGGACAAAGTTATAAAGTTGTATTTTTGTGCATTCAGGGTTAATTTTAAGAGGTAAAATAACTTTATCAGAAACTCAACaaattacaaatgtaaatatgtggAGGGAGTTTCAATGGAAAATAGTTACATACTAAAAATCTGTGTTAAAATTGTTGGGTCACTATAGCAACAACACAACATGGGGTTAACTGTGGCAATGTGTTACTGTGagccagtgttacacacaacaaactTCAGCTACAAACTGTCACAGACTTATTGAGGAGTGAATATATAAACACCAGTATCGTCTGCATACAAATGAATCTTGGCTGAATGCTGCTACTAATGTTTATAGGGATTGAAAACAGAAGCGGTTTGAATGGTAACTctgaacataaacataaactctCCTCCTGCAGACGCTCCGTCCACGACGCCTCCCACCAGCACCTCACCCAgccccacccctccctcctccctccatctgaagccagccaatcagaggagggGGTGGGCCGGTGAGGGTCAGAGGCTGTCGCATCACGAGGTCCAGAAGATTGAGGTGGAGCTGGTGACCTCTGAACCCCGAGGCTCCTCCCCCAAAACGGGCATCATCCGCCGAACCATCAAATACTCTGAGACGGACCTGGACGCTGTGCCGCTGCGCTGCTACCGAGAAACCGACCTGGACGAGGTGATCCGGTCTCTGCTGGCCTCATGTTCATGGAtacaaaataaatctgtaaaCAACCGAGCTGTTGTTCAGTAAACAAAGCTTTCTGAAGCAGTTACACTGTTTCTAAGCATTTGATAATCGAAACGGCGACATCTGCTGGGAAACTGTTGGTATTACACCTGTATGGCTGAATTAATTCTGAGATGAGATGAAACAGATTATAAGTGGTCTTactgctttttttattgttattttgttcaataaagtTTATAATGTTCAAACGGATTACTTTTAAactgtctgcagctgtttttagatATAATGTTAGACTGAGCGGCTTGCCTCGTATCCAAACCAGCGCGACGCCTCTCTGCAAACAGTGTGATGTAACGAGGCCTTGTTTGGGATGGTCACATGATCTTTGGTGTTCTGAAGTGAGGCATTCAAACATCTTGCATCGATACTTTTTCTTTGAAAGGTTGATACAGTGTTGTGTGATACAGTCTTCTGTTTCGAGCGTAACAAAACTAGTgaacggagctttatagtgagtttcagctcattgtttatctgtttggctgcaactttactgttctggttcagtCTCAGCGTCTCAAAGCGtctttttgggccgcagcaggcagctgttttcagagaaaaagctgtaaaaagccgctgaacGCTTCCTGCTCAGCACCACGTGGCAAACATTGTCATTTAGACTAATAGTGACTTTGTGACAACAGAGTCCAGGGTcagaaatgtaaatttaatgagtaaagaaatgattttttaaaaaggatttgAAGAATAACTTTTCAAAATCATTGAgaagtgttgtgtttatatttgtatttactcAGATGTCCtgttaaatgtaatatattaatttatttctgttAATTAAGTTTGAAGAtgccttttttaatttaaagacaCACATTTACCAGCAGGTCACGTGTTTCTAGCTGCAAGTGTTCCACAGCATGAACTGTAGAATATTTATTAGATGTGATTTTTAGATTATAGTTGATCAGAtatgattattgattgatcatTATTGTGTAGGTGATGCGGGCGGAGGCGGAGCCAGCTGAGGAGGCGGAGGCGGACTCTGCTTTTGGGAGTAATCGCAGTGTGCTGTTAAACTCGAGCTTCAGCCCCGCCAACGCCTCCCCGAAACCCCGCTCAGGCCGAggaaaggaagagaaggaggaggaggaggatcagcaggaagaggaggaggaggaggaggaaggagtggTGAGCTGGGCCAGTGTCCGGAtgcagggagacagacagagacagagagccactacagaggaggaagaggtgttCAGTCTGCTGCTGAAGGGGTGAGAAAACACTTTACTTCAATCCAACAATTAGACTGATTCAgttttagggttaggggggtAGAGGGGGGTAGGAGGTTTAGGGGTGTTAGGAGGGTAGAAGGGTTAGG from Thunnus maccoyii chromosome 14, fThuMac1.1, whole genome shotgun sequence includes these protein-coding regions:
- the LOC121911768 gene encoding uncharacterized protein LOC121911768 isoform X1, producing the protein MSQAGKVVHLYVEVRSVPAEEGKVAGRGDDGTGHLMLQCPDVLPHSQRSSVHSSHNCSPDLSPVTQHQTGAGSRSLPPPESSSRHPVCFQLQHPDARGSPTQFHQQDALHDSFGELLQVLAPATTSLGSHGSLTRTPSSDMDPYQKRELIAPSSTPSGRLTVPPTPTSTRRSYEVLGVSGEEGKTSVVTFGYIEKSNVHSGRRTSVCLSESENQLLPAHLQKRLSDPMWYNGLPGQAEPYSRTLYASQNQSPMGSPYLPRTALDAVARDATHRALEEFGSPELRRRFAGHVPENSSPTLPRHYHYPRCRSWAGSPVLPRSTLTLPSKAQFLELGKGICHSSMNGLPRSPASDQLCAQTGYSSHSLGPASTLHSHGQPQNQQRPRVGDESPRLSSKFHPPLPAGRPTDIQHKIPTSIFPTSNQLRTGCQAGGNSQHSVNSSYNANMTSTSHNATNSTYCSANSNSSASSSTQCRPSSCSNRASPSNGRRSVSPSNAEVACKLAVEAAKLSTIFADRRTPSPTPSQAESLRSESPKMGGSFLRESQPYATLHGRLSPELTEVDVRNHRRKTDKLTPQTRPGRVSPLLPQKGLSSPVSPALPARLHRSAASQSPVLDPEQQASSSPTKDTSSLHRYQPPQYTGERTPCMERRQYLLDRLPKDSPEPSRRLLSSQNAEALPVSWTSRHQEWREARPVQDGDELYEENHGLSTSRIYTPSIEEYHRKDREDKGVKTSVQGYQSEEVQDHSRAGGSSSQSSSGVTGSMGDRNDSLSPETSSQSSHNMADTGSGMQSDGGSAANPSSRSQKIARAKWDFLFGEPTESRCSKDAPSTTPPTSTSPSPTPPSSLHLKPANQRRGWAGEGQRLSHHEVQKIEVELVTSEPRGSSPKTGIIRRTIKYSETDLDAVPLRCYRETDLDEVMRAEAEPAEEAEADSAFGSNRSVLLNSSFSPANASPKPRSGRGKEEKEEEEDQQEEEEEEEEGVVSWASVRMQGDRQRQRATTEEEEVFSLLLKGPLEASSDVHGGLKSPVSVGSPRRPSDSNLDSFSRHFESIMESHRAKGTSYSSLDSVDLLTSGSTSVFTFDLPTLTPEIQSQICESAKQIIELSFAPLARPDPAAPSETSRSEITLSASGAGLRGGSKDDSGPPVRSRSERETWRRSVLKDGFRKASSAPSLHSSNRERPVNRPPELLYPQADVAERLALGGSDDALANGTKADLQAARRLAKRLYGLDGFRKSDVARHLGKNNEFSQMVAEEYLSNFNFSGLTIDQALRMFLRQFALMGETQERERILAHFSRRYMQSNPESETTEDSVHTLTCAVMLLNTDLHGNNVGKRMSSSQFISNLEGLNNGKDFPKDLLKVPHSLTHSLIHTQLNKNTSELCMSVL
- the LOC121911768 gene encoding uncharacterized protein LOC121911768 isoform X2; the protein is MSQAGKVVHLYVEVRSVPAEEGKVAGRGDDGTGHLMLQCPDVLPHSQRSSVHSSHNCSPDLSPVTQHQTGAGSRSLPPPESSSRHPVCFQLQHPDARGSPTQFHQQDALHDSFGELLQVLAPATTSLGSHGSLTRTPSSDMDPYQKRELIAPSSTPSGRLTVPPTPTSTRRSYEVLGVSGEEGKTSVVTFGYIEKSNVHSGRRTSVCLSESENQLLPAHLQKRLSDPMWYNGLPGQAEPYSRTLYASQNQSPMGSPYLPRTALDAVARDATHRALEEFGSPELRRRFAGHVPENSSPTLPRHYHYPRCRSWAGSPVLPRSTLTLPSKAQFLELGKGICHSSMNGLPRSPASDQLCAQTGYSSHSLGPASTLHSHGQPQNQQRPRVGDESPRLSSKFHPPLPAGRPTDIQHKIPTSIFPTSNQLRTGCQAGGNSQHSVNSSYNANMTSTSHNATNSTYCSANSNSSASSSTQCRPSSCSNRASPSNGRRSVSPSNAEVACKLAVEAAKLSTIFADRRTPSPTPSQAESLRSESPKMGGSFLRESQPYATLHGRLSPELTEVDVRNHRRKTDKLTPQTRPGRVSPLLPQKGLSSPVSPALPARLHRSAASQSPVLDPEQQASSSPTKDTSSLHRYQPPQYTGERTPCMERRQYLLDRLPKDSPEPSRRLLSSQNAEALPVSWTSRHQEWREARPVQDGDELYEENHGLSTSRIYTPSIEEYHRKDREDKGVKTSVQGYQSEEVQDHSRAGGSSSQSSSGVTGSMGDRNDSLSPETSSQSSHNMADTGSGMQSDGGSAANPSSRSQKIARAKWDFLFGEPTESRCSKDAPSTTPPTSTSPSPTPPSSLHLKPANQRRGWAGEGQRLSHHEVQKIEVELVTSEPRGSSPKTGIIRRTIKYSETDLDAVPLRCYRETDLDEVMRAEAEPAEEAEADSAFGSNRSVLLNSSFSPANASPKPRSGRGKEEKEEEEDQQEEEEEEEEGVVSWASVRMQGDRQRQRATTEEEEVFSLLLKGPLEASSDVHGGLKSPVSVGSPRRPSDSNLDSFSRHFESIMESHRAKGTSYSSLDSVDLLTSGSTSVFTFDLPTLTPEIQSQICESAKQIIELSFAPLARPDPAAPSETSRSEITLSASGAGLRGGSKDDSGPPVRSRSERETWRRSVLKDGFRKASSAPSLHSSNRTTSDL